The following are encoded together in the Acidobacteriota bacterium genome:
- a CDS encoding ATP phosphoribosyltransferase regulatory subunit — protein sequence MKISAGLPTGVSAALFDSAKRRRRLEARLSALLEERGFAEVLLPILDYFEPYRPLLTGRRLEQLYRFVDRDGQLLVLRGDFTPMLARLLAPHLDELELPLRLYYRGDVVRHQPLRPGRMREYSQLGAELLGGDEAEADERMLTLFFDLLLEARGEAPVAGDGEEHALRVVLGVAGALDEVLLAAAGDREASDLALRIASRDRTAARRAGLAEVVERGYPTELSVLAGSAEAVSDLLGLRDRLAAAYRGRGIEVEVDLAEFAAAALDSRIGVGDGPRGYYDGLMFAAYAPGTALALGVGGRYDKVFRSLSGDCSAVGFSLGLDLLLELGAAETWT from the coding sequence ATGAAGATCTCCGCCGGCCTGCCGACGGGGGTGTCCGCCGCCCTGTTCGACAGCGCGAAGCGGCGCCGCCGGCTGGAGGCGCGCCTTTCCGCGCTGCTGGAGGAGCGGGGTTTCGCAGAAGTCCTGCTGCCCATCCTCGACTACTTCGAGCCCTACCGGCCGTTGCTGACCGGTCGGCGGCTGGAGCAGCTCTACCGCTTCGTCGACCGGGACGGTCAACTGCTCGTTCTCCGGGGCGACTTCACGCCGATGCTGGCGCGGTTGCTCGCGCCTCACCTCGACGAACTGGAGTTGCCGCTGCGCCTCTACTACCGTGGCGACGTCGTGCGTCACCAGCCCCTGCGTCCCGGCCGGATGCGCGAGTACTCCCAGTTGGGCGCGGAGCTTCTCGGCGGCGACGAGGCCGAAGCGGACGAGCGGATGTTGACCCTGTTCTTCGACCTGCTGCTCGAGGCGCGCGGCGAGGCTCCCGTAGCCGGCGACGGCGAGGAGCACGCCCTGCGCGTCGTGCTCGGCGTTGCCGGAGCGCTTGACGAGGTCCTGCTGGCCGCTGCCGGCGATCGCGAAGCCTCCGACCTCGCGCTGCGCATCGCCAGCCGCGACCGGACCGCGGCGCGCCGGGCCGGCCTGGCCGAGGTCGTCGAGCGCGGCTACCCGACGGAGCTTTCGGTACTGGCCGGCTCCGCCGAGGCAGTGTCCGATCTCCTGGGGCTTCGCGACCGCCTGGCCGCGGCGTACCGGGGCCGGGGCATCGAGGTCGAGGTCGACCTCGCCGAGTTCGCTGCCGCCGCTCTCGACTCGCGCATCGGTGTCGGCGATGGCCCGCGCGGCTACTACGACGGCCTGATGTTCGCCGCCTACGCGCCGGGGACCGCCCTTGCCCTCGGCGTCGGCGGTCGCTACGACAAGGTGTTCCGGTCGCTCAGCGGCGACTGCTCGGCGGTCGGCTTCTCGCTCGGTCTCGACCTGCTGCTGGAACTCGGTGCCGCGGAGACGTGGACATGA
- the hisG gene encoding ATP phosphoribosyltransferase — MITIGLPKGRNLGPARASLAAAGLNLDGLDSSRLRQRFPDQNLLGTPVEVLLLKDWDLPLYVEHGIVDCAIVGSDVLEETQPDVFRPLQLKDGRSRLSLIAEAPELPKRSGQLRAATRYPAWAARLLAARNLHVEVIHLTSSIELGPLLDLTDVAVDIVQTGTTLRTHDLHEVEVLARVAPTFVVNRASFHAHRRRLSGLLGTLEETETGGD; from the coding sequence ATGATCACGATTGGCCTGCCCAAGGGGCGGAACCTGGGCCCTGCCCGCGCTTCCCTCGCGGCTGCGGGACTGAACCTCGACGGCCTTGACTCCTCGCGCTTGCGCCAGCGGTTCCCGGACCAGAACCTGCTGGGAACTCCGGTCGAAGTGCTGTTGCTCAAGGACTGGGACCTGCCGCTCTACGTCGAGCACGGGATCGTCGACTGCGCGATCGTCGGCTCGGACGTTCTCGAGGAAACGCAACCCGATGTCTTCCGGCCGCTACAACTGAAAGACGGCCGAAGCCGCCTGTCCCTGATCGCCGAAGCGCCGGAGCTGCCGAAGCGTAGCGGCCAGCTCCGGGCGGCGACCCGCTACCCGGCCTGGGCAGCGCGGCTGCTGGCCGCCCGGAACCTCCACGTCGAGGTGATCCACCTGACCAGCTCGATCGAGCTTGGACCGCTGCTCGACCTGACCGATGTTGCGGTGGACATCGTGCAGACCGGCACGACGCTCCGCACGCACGACCTGCACGAGGTGGAGGTCCTGGCGCGGGTCGCGCCGACCTTCGTCGTCAACCGGGCGTCGTTTCACGCCCACCGGCGCCGGCTGAGCGGGTTGCTCGGCACACTCGAAGAGACGGAGACCGGCGGTGACTGA
- the hisD gene encoding histidinol dehydrogenase, whose protein sequence is MTEAGGSALRVLAAGSSAGRERLELLDRRGRSGVAAEIRRAAAGIVDRVRAGGDAALLEAVRRFDRFEAPSADALRLAPGPQPDSPAVDPHVAEAIERARDAIDAYHRALLRGPGVERVDRDGVRIEERRIAVRRVGLYVPGGRFPYPSTVLMTAVPARLAGVEEIVVATPPQAYRDSPVLRHVLELVGVDEVWGMGGAHAVAALAYGTESIRPVDLIAGPGNAWVAAAKQHVARDVGVDRDAGPSEVVVVATAGAPDQCVAADLLAQAEHDPLAVAVLVTDSAELAESVRGEIDSRLTGLPTAETAAAAIEQHGAAFVAADLDEAIALAERIAPEHLQLMGEAAERRAGEFRNAGAVFVGASSPVVFGDYVAGPSHVLPTGGSARFASGLGTDDFLRRSHTVRFSAEAAATWAGAAETLASTEGLAAHAAAARLRRGSEDRETRP, encoded by the coding sequence GTGACTGAGGCGGGCGGCAGTGCGCTTCGAGTGCTCGCGGCCGGGAGTTCCGCCGGGCGGGAACGTCTGGAACTCCTCGACCGGCGGGGCCGTAGCGGTGTCGCCGCGGAGATCCGCCGGGCGGCGGCCGGGATCGTGGATCGCGTGCGGGCCGGCGGCGACGCGGCCCTGCTGGAGGCGGTGCGCCGCTTCGACCGCTTCGAGGCGCCCTCGGCCGATGCGCTGCGACTGGCTCCCGGCCCGCAGCCGGACTCGCCCGCCGTCGACCCCCACGTGGCCGAGGCGATCGAACGCGCCCGGGACGCGATCGATGCGTATCACCGAGCCTTGCTGCGCGGGCCCGGAGTCGAGCGGGTCGACCGGGACGGCGTCCGGATCGAGGAGCGTCGCATCGCCGTTCGCCGGGTCGGCCTCTACGTGCCGGGCGGCCGCTTCCCCTATCCGTCGACCGTCCTGATGACCGCGGTGCCGGCCCGGCTCGCCGGCGTGGAGGAGATCGTCGTCGCCACGCCGCCCCAGGCGTACCGGGACAGCCCGGTGCTGCGGCACGTTCTGGAGCTGGTTGGCGTGGACGAAGTGTGGGGCATGGGCGGGGCCCACGCGGTCGCGGCGCTCGCTTACGGCACGGAGTCGATCCGGCCCGTCGACCTGATCGCGGGGCCGGGCAACGCCTGGGTGGCGGCGGCCAAGCAGCACGTCGCGCGGGATGTCGGCGTCGACCGGGATGCCGGGCCGTCCGAGGTCGTCGTCGTCGCCACCGCCGGCGCTCCGGACCAGTGCGTCGCCGCCGACCTGCTGGCGCAGGCGGAGCACGATCCGCTGGCGGTCGCGGTTCTGGTCACCGACTCCGCCGAACTCGCGGAGAGCGTCCGCGGTGAGATCGACTCGCGACTTACGGGCCTGCCGACCGCCGAGACGGCCGCGGCGGCCATCGAGCAGCACGGCGCGGCCTTCGTCGCCGCCGACCTGGACGAGGCGATCGCGCTCGCAGAGCGCATCGCCCCGGAGCACTTGCAGTTGATGGGCGAGGCGGCCGAGAGACGGGCCGGTGAGTTCCGCAACGCCGGCGCGGTGTTCGTCGGCGCGTCGTCGCCGGTCGTGTTCGGCGACTACGTCGCCGGTCCCAGCCATGTTTTGCCCACGGGCGGCAGCGCGCGCTTTGCCTCCGGCCTCGGCACGGACGACTTCCTGCGGCGCAGCCACACCGTCCGCTTCTCTGCCGAGGCCGCCGCGACCTGGGCCGGCGCCGCCGAGACCCTGGCGAGCACGGAGGGCTTGGCGGCCCACGCGGCGGCGGCCAGGCTGCGCCGCGGGTCCGAAGACCGGGAGACCAGGCCGTGA
- a CDS encoding histidinol-phosphate transaminase encodes MTGPVERVAALVRPEVRDLSLYSLHQVEARYKLDQNEAPWDLPRSLKREALARLADRPWSEYPDFHADRLRRLIGDLHGWPMEGVLVGNGSGELITTVLEGVVRPGQEVLICDPSFSPYRTFVGRASGVPRHLPPAPDLGLQMDELQAEVERDPRRPALLCTPNNPTGAAADPATVERLARSLDAALLLDNAYGEFCRHDYRPLARTNANVILFRTLSKAWSLGGIRLGYLLAAPELVAQLIKVKLAYNVGHAAATIGEVALEHADRFPRRVAVVRGRREQWASMLREFGFEVFDSEANFLLARHPRCSEIRDGLAAAGVLVRDVSRYPGLRNCMRIGIGSGRALRATMHALGGMLSSTSGGKS; translated from the coding sequence GTGACCGGCCCCGTCGAGCGGGTGGCGGCTCTCGTGCGGCCGGAGGTGCGCGACCTGTCCCTCTATTCGCTGCACCAGGTCGAGGCCCGCTACAAGCTCGACCAGAACGAGGCGCCCTGGGACCTGCCCCGGTCGCTCAAGCGGGAAGCCCTGGCCCGGCTGGCCGACCGGCCGTGGTCCGAGTACCCGGACTTTCACGCCGACCGGCTACGCCGGCTGATCGGCGACCTGCACGGCTGGCCCATGGAGGGCGTCCTGGTCGGCAACGGCTCCGGCGAACTGATCACGACGGTGCTCGAAGGGGTCGTCCGTCCCGGCCAGGAGGTGCTGATCTGCGACCCGAGCTTCAGCCCCTACAGGACGTTCGTCGGCCGCGCCTCCGGCGTGCCACGGCACTTGCCGCCGGCTCCCGATCTGGGTCTGCAGATGGACGAACTCCAGGCCGAGGTCGAGCGCGACCCGCGGCGGCCCGCGCTCCTGTGCACGCCGAACAACCCGACCGGCGCGGCGGCGGATCCCGCGACCGTGGAGCGTCTGGCGCGCTCGCTCGACGCGGCCCTTCTGCTTGACAACGCCTATGGGGAGTTCTGCCGCCACGACTACCGGCCGCTGGCGCGGACGAACGCGAACGTCATCCTGTTCCGGACCCTGTCCAAGGCCTGGTCCCTGGGCGGCATCCGTCTTGGCTACCTGCTGGCCGCGCCCGAACTCGTCGCTCAGTTGATCAAGGTCAAGCTTGCCTACAACGTCGGTCACGCCGCGGCCACCATTGGCGAGGTCGCGCTGGAACATGCCGACCGTTTCCCGCGTCGCGTCGCGGTTGTCAGGGGGCGGCGGGAGCAGTGGGCATCCATGCTCCGGGAGTTCGGTTTCGAGGTCTTCGACTCGGAAGCGAACTTCCTGCTCGCTCGCCACCCCCGCTGCAGCGAGATCCGCGACGGTCTGGCCGCAGCCGGCGTGCTGGTCCGGGACGTGAGCCGCTACCCGGGCCTCAGGAACTGCATGCGGATCGGGATCGGCTCCGGGCGGGCCCTGCGCGCGACCATGCACGCCTTGGGCGGAATGTTGTCTTCAACCTCGGGAGGCAAGTCATGA
- a CDS encoding imidazoleglycerol-phosphate dehydratase, with translation MRTASIERKTSETRIRADLSLDGGDRRMDTPNGFFNHMLDALTRHGGLGLDLVARGDVEIDLHHTVEDTGIVLGDALREALGDRAGVRRFAHAFAPLDEALARAVVDLSGRGSFHFRLPPELEQAWVTTEFPLTLVGDFFGSLADRGRLTLHLDVLCGRNPHHVAEAAFKAVALALRDAVSLGPAVSPGAEGGAEVPSTKGSLTA, from the coding sequence ATGAGAACAGCGTCAATCGAACGGAAGACATCCGAAACCCGGATCCGGGCCGACCTGTCGCTTGACGGAGGCGACCGCCGGATGGACACGCCGAACGGCTTCTTCAACCACATGCTGGACGCGCTGACCCGCCACGGCGGCCTGGGACTCGACCTCGTGGCTCGCGGCGATGTCGAGATCGACCTCCACCACACGGTGGAGGACACCGGGATCGTGCTCGGCGACGCTCTCCGTGAAGCGCTCGGGGATCGTGCCGGCGTGCGCCGCTTCGCACACGCCTTCGCGCCGCTCGACGAGGCTCTGGCCCGCGCCGTGGTCGACCTCTCGGGCCGTGGCTCCTTTCACTTCCGGCTGCCGCCGGAACTCGAGCAGGCCTGGGTCACGACCGAGTTCCCGCTCACCCTGGTCGGCGACTTCTTCGGTTCCCTGGCCGATCGCGGCCGGCTGACCCTGCACCTGGACGTGCTCTGCGGCCGCAACCCGCACCACGTGGCCGAGGCCGCTTTCAAGGCGGTGGCTCTCGCGCTGCGTGACGCGGTGTCGCTCGGGCCGGCCGTGTCTCCTGGGGCGGAAGGGGGCGCCGAGGTGCCGAGCACGAAGGGAAGTCTTACCGCATGA